The genomic interval GCCGCGCCAACCGGGTACTCTGGTCGGCCAGCTGGGCAAATGTCAGAGTGGTTTGACCGGCAATAACAGCACTCTGATCAGGTTGTAACTGTGCTCGCTGGTAAAACACATCCATAACGGTCTCGAATGTGTCTGGTACCGTCAACCGCGGACCAGTCCCCCAGTCGATCAGCAGGCGTTGTTCCGCCTCACTCAGTAATGGAATCTGACCGATACTCCGTTGTGGCTGCTGTGCCAATGCGGTGATGAAATGTTGCAGACGCTGTGCATGCAGCTGGATCTCGGCCTGTTGGTAGCGGCTGCGGTTGCCCACCAGTTCAATAAACAGACTGCCGCCATGAAAGTGCAGACCAAAATCCAGATCATCCACTGGACCGGCGGCCAGGTGATGAGTGATTGCACTGACGCCGTTAAAATCGATTTCATAGTCGAACATGCGCAAATTTATGGTGGGACCGTAAAGTGCCCGGCCAGAACCGACGATACCGGCATCGCGCTGTATTTGCTCGGCATCGTAACGCTGATGTTGGCGCAGGGTTTTCAGGCTTTGTTGCAGGTGTTGGATGATTTCCGGCAGCTGCATGTGTGGTTCGATAGCGACCTTGAGCGGTAACACATTTACGGTTGGCCCACCGGTGGTTGCTGCGGCTGATCCCATGCGTCGCATCAGCGGCAACCCGACCACCAGAGCGGCGCTGTCGCTCATGCGCCGCAGGTAGGCCAGAATGGCGGCCATGGCACGTTCTGATTCGTGCTTTTCGGGGGCAATTTGAGCAAGTGCTGCAAGGGTCTCCGTGCTGATTTCCACCTGCTCGCGCCAGCGTCCGGTACCCATATCATTGGCGGAAAACTCCCTTAATGAGAGATTCAACGGTTTATCCAGAGTGCTGACATAGTCCTGCCAGAATGCTTTATCCCGTTCATATTTGGCAGAGGTTTCATAGTGCCGGTACTCATCAACCACTTCGGCAAATGAACTGAAGGGTGATGGCGAAATGGCTTGTCCCGCCTGTATTTGCCGATAGATATCCGCCACTCTGGCGGTAAAGGCGTTGAAGCTGTAGCCATCCAGCATGATGTGATGAAAACGTTGATACCAGAACCAGCGATTCGGTTCGATCTGAATGAGCAGTTGTCGGTACAGGCATTCAGAACCATCCACTGGTAATTCCTGATCGAGATCGGCCCGGATCACGGCCAGCGCATCTTGTTCGGACAATAACCGTTCTTCAACGGCCATAACCGCATCCGGGGTTTGATTCGTTGGCAAACGCTGAACCGGGCCTGTGTCGGTGTGTTGGTACTCGGCAGTGATGGTATCGATTTCTGCCAGCCCCTGATGAATGGCCTGTTTCAGCTGCTCACTGTTCAGGTGACCGCGCAGTTCAATGTAGTGGGCAATGGTGTAGGCGTTTCTCGGTGAATACAGCTGATCGCCTAACCAGATTCCCAATTGCGTGCTGGTTAATGGCAGTTCGATAAATGAAGTTGCTTTAGACACGGCAATATTCCTTTCAGGCGAGTTTGGTTCGCAGGCTTAATGGTCTGATATCCTGCCAGTGGCTTTCAATGTACTGCAGGCAATGAGACCGGCTTTCCGGGCCGCAGGCGGTTCGCCAGCCTTCTGGTATCGCTGCAAACGCGGGCCAGAGGCTGTACTGCTCCTGATCGTTCAGCAGCACAAAGAAGGAAAGAGAGTCGTCGTCGAAAGGGTTGGTTTGTGTATTCATGGAAAGATTACCTGAAGCAGAAATGTGTTCATGAAGAAGTGACCGGCCCATTGGCTTGTAAATCTGCCGGGGCCGGAGTCAAAGATTTTTACGTTTGCAGGGTCCACTGTATGCCGTCGATCACCCCGCCGCGCCAGCACAGAACGTCATGTCCGCCATCAAACTGACGATACATAAGATGGTGCCCGGCGGACAAAAGAGCATCGTGAATGTTGTGATTGAAGGCATTCATCAAGCCTTCGCGCCGACCCACTTCCATAAAAACAGTCAGCTGATCACGGGCACCCAGACCGGACAGTATTTGTTCTCCAAGCCACCCGAGCGCATCCGATGGCTGAACCGTCATGGTGTTTTCGTGGCGAATCAAATGATCATGCGGCCACCAGAAGGATCCGGATTGGGAAACCACCGCGCCGAATCGCTCCGGCCAGTGCAACGCGGCATACAATGCCGCCAGGCCGCCAAAGCTTTGTCCGACCACGACAGTTTTTTGCGGTTGATCGGTAAAGCTGTGAAACTGCCTGACCAGTGGCAGTAATTCCTGCTGTACGGCCTCCCAAAAGCGCCGGTTACAGGGCAGTTCCTCACTTCTGACAGCTCCGTTGATCGAATCGATCAATACATAGACCGCCGGTTTCATGTGACCCGCCTGAGTTTGTTCTTCTATGACCGGCAACACCGGCATGGCCTCGATCCAGCGTCGGCCATCGAGCAGAATTACCAGTGGCAGATTGGTATCGGGTTGTGATGCCGACGAATACACCCAAACCGGACGCTGACGTTGCAGCCGCTCACTGTTCCACTCCAGAACTTTCAGAGTGGTCGGCTGACAGGGATCACTTTTGCCGAAATCGATGTTTTTCCAGGGTTGTTGCGGAATGGCTCCCGGAAGATGCAGAGCTGATGCCGGGCCCCAGCCGCCAGTGTGAGTACGCCAGGGATTACAATCATCAGCCACTGCATTGGCGGCGATGGACAGCCACCATTGTCGCTGCTGTTCGTCATTGCCACATTGGTTTTGGGTATTCGGCAGTTCGTTGGGGCGCAGGGGAATAAAGCTATAACTGCCGCGCCAGGTCGCTTCGAGCACTAGTGTTTTAAACCAGATATCGGTGCCGCTGATACGCTCCAGCGAAGTGGGGGTCCAGCTATGGTGATCGGTCACGGAATTGACATCCAGCAGGACCTGGCAGATGTCTGACTGATGTTCCTTGCCATACGGATCACGCCAAAAAAAAGCCACCGTACAGGTGTTGTCATGGTGTTCCTCAATGACTGGTGTCCCACATGCCTGCAGCTTTTGCCACCATGCTGGTGAACCAGTATCAGCCATGCTCAGCCAAGGATGACGGATAGGGTGCGTGCTTATTGCAGACTTCGCTGTTGGAATCATGAATGTCTCTTGCTCTAAATCAGTTTTGGCATGATATCGTGTGAAAATATTATTGCGAATCATTCTCATTTTCAATAAATTTGTAAATATCGATTCAATTTCGAGGGAATGGTCGCAGCCATCGCTGCTGACATTTTGCAATTCAGATTTTGCACTGACGTGTTTGATTGGTGCATTCACACATGGGGAAGTACATTCATGTCGAATATCAAGTCCGCTGGCGGAAAAAAAACCGCAACTATTTATTCTCCTTCGCTGCTGGCGCTGGCGATTGTTGCAGCAAATGGAGCATTTTTGCCGAATGTGGCATATGCCGATGATGGTTCAATCAATCTGGATACCTTGATGGTGACTGGAGAGAAAGTTAAAAAATCCGCTAAAAAGACCACCACCGGTGTCACCGTTTTAACCGGAGATGCCATTGATGAGGGGGACAAAAAAGATGTAACCGATGTGGTGACCGAGGCCCCTAATGTCATCAGCAGCGGCAGTGGTGCTATTAATATTCGAGGTGTTGATGGCGGTGGGGCGGCAACCGGAGTGGTTTCATTTATTTCCGGCAGCCGGCCAAGAGTCAGTACGTCGATTGACGGTATTGCAGAATCCTGGGCAGGTTACATGTTCGTAAACGGTGACCTCTGGGATGTCGAGCAGGTAGAAGTCTTACGCGGACCGCAATCCACTAACCAGGGACGTAATTCCATCGGCGGTTCCATCGTTGTTCAAACCAAAGACCCAAGTTTTGATTGGGAAGCGGCGATTCGTGGCGGTTTTGAAACCGCCAATGACCACAATCGCTATCAGCTGGCCGGAATGGTCTCCGGACCGATCATCGAAGATGAGCTGGCTTTTCGTCTGGCCATCGATGGCCTGAATGGTAACGGTTATATCGATTACGCATATGCCGATGGAACCGATAAGGCCCCCTGGGATCCGTCCGAACAGGAAAACATCAACGTGCGCGGAAAACTGCTGTGGGAACCGGACTACATTGCCGGACTATCGGCCAAGTTAACCGTGAATCACCGTGAGGCGGAAGGTGAGTATCTGAACTTTGTGAATAACTACGACGATCACAACCTGTCGGACTACACCCTGACCCTGAGTGATTACACTAATACCCGCTATCAGGACTCAGAGGTGAACTCGTTTTCAACGGATATCGATTATGCGTTCAACGATGCCTTGAGCAATGTGCTGAGTATTACATACAGCGACTATCACGCCGCTTTCGAAGTGTATCCAGATAACTGGCCAAGAAGCATGGATTTGATCGAGAAATCCACCACAGTGGAAAACCGCGTGGTCTATGCACCGGCGCAAGGGCCACTCAGTGGCATGATCGGTTTTTATCTGTACAGCAGTCAGAAGGATCTCGATGTGCTGATCGAGCCGACCGATGGCGTATTTAACGATCTGTTTACCTCAGATGATGAAACCACCACGCTGGCGGTATTTGGTGAGGTGACTTACAACCTGATGGAGCCGTTGGATCTGATTCTCGGTGCGCGATTGGAGAACGAGCGCCAGGACCGCGATTTCGTCGCCAGTGCCTGGCAGGACACCCCAACCATCGACGCGGTAGAGGATGAAACCATGTTTTTGCCAAAAATCGGCCTGACCTATGCCGTATCTGCTGACACCGTACTTGGACTTACCGCCCGCAAAGGCTACAACGCCGGCGGTGCAACTCTGAACAATAATGATGAATACTATACGTTTGATAAAGAAGAAGTCTGGACTTACGAGTTCAGCACCCGTAGTACGTTTCTGGATAATCGCCTGAACGTCAGCACCAATACTTTTTACAATCAATACAAGGACTACCAGGCACTGAGCGGTATCGAAATCGAAAATATTCCAGAAGGCTACAGTTATGGATTCGAAGCGGAAGTACGCTCATCGGTAACGCCAACCCTGGAAGTGTACCAAACCGTTGGGTTGTTAAAGTCACTGGTGACTGAATCCACCGATGAGAATCCAGAATGGAAGAAAAATGAATTCAACTACGCACCAAGCATTAACTTCGGCTTTGGTTTGAAAAAATACATCGGGCTCAGCTGGTCCGCCGGTCTGGATGCCAACTATGTCGGTGAATACTATTCAACCATCAACAACGACGAAGACCGCACTGCCGGTGACTACACCGTGGTTGATATCAATCTGAGCTATAGTCGAGGCAACATCACGGTCGGTACCTATGTTAACAACCTGTTTAACGAACGGGTTACGCTGTCGCAAAGCAGCTACGGCAGT from Gynuella sunshinyii YC6258 carries:
- a CDS encoding TonB-dependent receptor, whose translation is MSNIKSAGGKKTATIYSPSLLALAIVAANGAFLPNVAYADDGSINLDTLMVTGEKVKKSAKKTTTGVTVLTGDAIDEGDKKDVTDVVTEAPNVISSGSGAINIRGVDGGGAATGVVSFISGSRPRVSTSIDGIAESWAGYMFVNGDLWDVEQVEVLRGPQSTNQGRNSIGGSIVVQTKDPSFDWEAAIRGGFETANDHNRYQLAGMVSGPIIEDELAFRLAIDGLNGNGYIDYAYADGTDKAPWDPSEQENINVRGKLLWEPDYIAGLSAKLTVNHREAEGEYLNFVNNYDDHNLSDYTLTLSDYTNTRYQDSEVNSFSTDIDYAFNDALSNVLSITYSDYHAAFEVYPDNWPRSMDLIEKSTTVENRVVYAPAQGPLSGMIGFYLYSSQKDLDVLIEPTDGVFNDLFTSDDETTTLAVFGEVTYNLMEPLDLILGARLENERQDRDFVASAWQDTPTIDAVEDETMFLPKIGLTYAVSADTVLGLTARKGYNAGGATLNNNDEYYTFDKEEVWTYEFSTRSTFLDNRLNVSTNTFYNQYKDYQALSGIEIENIPEGYSYGFEAEVRSSVTPTLEVYQTVGLLKSLVTESTDENPEWKKNEFNYAPSINFGFGLKKYIGLSWSAGLDANYVGEYYSTINNDEDRTAGDYTVVDINLSYSRGNITVGTYVNNLFNERVTLSQSSYGSWFDAGYQEANLGAPRTIGMTVEYKM
- a CDS encoding MbtH family protein is translated as MNTQTNPFDDDSLSFFVLLNDQEQYSLWPAFAAIPEGWRTACGPESRSHCLQYIESHWQDIRPLSLRTKLA
- the fes gene encoding enterochelin esterase, encoding MIPTAKSAISTHPIRHPWLSMADTGSPAWWQKLQACGTPVIEEHHDNTCTVAFFWRDPYGKEHQSDICQVLLDVNSVTDHHSWTPTSLERISGTDIWFKTLVLEATWRGSYSFIPLRPNELPNTQNQCGNDEQQRQWWLSIAANAVADDCNPWRTHTGGWGPASALHLPGAIPQQPWKNIDFGKSDPCQPTTLKVLEWNSERLQRQRPVWVYSSASQPDTNLPLVILLDGRRWIEAMPVLPVIEEQTQAGHMKPAVYVLIDSINGAVRSEELPCNRRFWEAVQQELLPLVRQFHSFTDQPQKTVVVGQSFGGLAALYAALHWPERFGAVVSQSGSFWWPHDHLIRHENTMTVQPSDALGWLGEQILSGLGARDQLTVFMEVGRREGLMNAFNHNIHDALLSAGHHLMYRQFDGGHDVLCWRGGVIDGIQWTLQT